Proteins from a genomic interval of Paenibacillus lentus:
- a CDS encoding response regulator yields the protein MKVILVDDEKLALDYLERQLMNLAHIELLGKYTNPLIGREEILQQAVDVIFLDISLPEINGIELAEQILEKKPDIHIVFVTAYNEHAVKAFELNALDYIVKPINAKRLVKTIERIQERMQSVSKRNSSSQGDRIRMKVFKQVRIETSPGQFSIMQWRTSKAQELFLYLLQHRGQLVRKSALIDLLWPEYETDKVYSQLYTAIYHIRKTLKPFGDRFQITNVTEGYILNMQSVVLDVEEWETNLKMLLPLYSEFVDSCSEVLKMYTGDYLQECDYWWVENERQRLNELWLEASFATAKWYENEKQVDQAIHSYTAICKQHPLEEDAYLALMKIYDSLGNYHLVHRQYEMLVEVFQEELNEEPSVHIMEWFKQWEKSIVQL from the coding sequence ATGAAGGTAATCTTGGTAGATGATGAAAAGCTTGCCTTGGACTATTTAGAACGGCAGTTGATGAATTTAGCTCATATTGAATTGCTAGGCAAGTATACCAATCCTTTAATAGGTAGAGAAGAAATATTGCAACAAGCCGTTGATGTGATCTTTCTTGACATTAGCCTGCCGGAGATTAATGGCATTGAGCTGGCAGAACAAATATTAGAGAAAAAACCGGATATTCATATTGTATTCGTGACCGCATACAATGAGCATGCGGTCAAAGCCTTCGAGTTGAACGCGTTGGATTACATTGTCAAACCCATCAATGCTAAAAGATTGGTTAAAACGATTGAGCGTATTCAAGAGCGAATGCAATCCGTTTCCAAACGAAACTCATCCTCGCAGGGTGATCGAATCCGTATGAAGGTCTTTAAGCAGGTCAGGATTGAAACCTCTCCTGGACAGTTTTCTATTATGCAATGGCGGACTTCGAAGGCTCAGGAGCTATTCTTGTACTTGCTCCAGCACCGCGGACAATTGGTGCGAAAGTCTGCTCTAATCGACTTGCTCTGGCCTGAATATGAGACGGACAAAGTGTATTCTCAGCTGTATACTGCAATCTATCATATCCGCAAAACGTTGAAGCCATTTGGTGATCGGTTTCAAATCACCAATGTAACCGAAGGGTATATTTTAAATATGCAAAGCGTTGTGCTTGATGTGGAAGAGTGGGAAACTAATTTGAAAATGCTGCTTCCTCTATACTCAGAGTTTGTCGATTCATGCTCGGAAGTGTTAAAAATGTATACGGGTGATTATTTACAGGAATGTGACTATTGGTGGGTGGAGAATGAGCGCCAGCGGCTGAATGAGCTGTGGCTTGAAGCTTCATTTGCAACCGCAAAATGGTACGAAAACGAGAAGCAGGTCGATCAGGCCATCCATAGTTACACGGCGATTTGCAAGCAGCATCCATTGGAAGAAGATGCTTATTTAGCTCTGATGAAAATCTATGATTCCTTGGGCAATTACCACTTGGTACATCGTCAATATGAAATGCTAGTAGAGGTTTTTCAAGAGGAGTTGAATGAAGAGCCGAGCGTTCATATTATGGAATGGTTCAAGCAGTGGGAAAAGAGTATAGTTCAGCTATAA
- a CDS encoding sensor histidine kinase: MKASLRFLTWLLWTVITSIAALLILVLLAKLFYALFPWVTLGYVLSWVNRNIGYPDAYYIAGVPILLLFALYFYRRSIRRHEQKYLALLIEEVHRIEEGSTHKIPIENVGQLGQLAADINRMVDRLRTSIEEERRAEQTKNELITNVSHDLRTPLTSITGYLGLIEQDRYKDEVELRYYVGMAYEEALRLKQLLEDLFEFTRLQNKEMKLYKSRINLVEMLHQITAHFGWQLQENNMECRLCFEEQQFFVIADGDKLRRVYENLIANAIRYGSAGKYIDIRAYVEGDYVITEVINYGEPIPKADLPHLFDRFYRVEKSRATNTGGSGIGLAIAKHIVDLHHGEIFADSDDDRTAFTVKLSRKSKP; encoded by the coding sequence TTGAAAGCTAGCCTCAGATTTCTGACTTGGCTGTTATGGACCGTTATTACATCCATTGCAGCGCTGCTCATTTTGGTGCTGCTTGCGAAGCTGTTTTATGCATTATTTCCTTGGGTTACGCTTGGATACGTGCTGAGCTGGGTAAATCGGAACATCGGTTATCCGGATGCTTATTATATTGCCGGCGTTCCCATTCTGCTGCTTTTTGCTTTATATTTCTATCGACGCAGCATCCGGCGACATGAACAGAAGTATTTAGCCCTGCTTATTGAAGAAGTGCACCGAATCGAGGAGGGTTCTACACACAAAATACCTATAGAAAATGTAGGTCAGCTAGGTCAGCTTGCTGCGGATATTAATCGCATGGTGGATCGTTTAAGAACATCGATCGAGGAAGAAAGACGGGCTGAGCAGACGAAGAATGAGCTCATTACGAATGTATCCCACGACCTGCGTACCCCGCTTACATCGATCACCGGATATTTGGGATTGATTGAACAGGATCGGTACAAGGATGAGGTGGAGCTTCGTTATTACGTGGGTATGGCCTACGAGGAAGCTTTGCGCTTGAAGCAGTTGCTTGAAGATTTATTTGAATTTACCAGGCTGCAAAATAAGGAAATGAAGCTCTACAAAAGTCGAATCAATCTTGTCGAAATGCTTCATCAAATCACGGCGCATTTTGGCTGGCAACTGCAGGAGAACAACATGGAATGCCGCCTTTGCTTCGAGGAGCAGCAATTTTTTGTTATTGCGGATGGGGACAAACTGAGAAGGGTTTATGAGAACTTGATTGCAAATGCAATCCGTTACGGTAGCGCTGGAAAATATATAGACATCCGCGCATATGTCGAAGGGGATTACGTGATTACTGAGGTAATTAACTATGGCGAGCCTATTCCAAAAGCCGACCTCCCTCACTTGTTCGATCGATTCTACCGTGTTGAGAAGTCGCGAGCAACGAATACGGGCGGCTCCGGGATTGGCCTAGCTATTGCCAAGCATATCGTTGATCTCCATCATGGCGAAATTTTTGCGGATAGTGATGATGACCGGACTGCATTTACAGTTAAGTTATCCCGAAAATCAAAGCCGTAA
- a CDS encoding D-alanyl-D-alanine carboxypeptidase family protein, whose product MRKKWLAILAVIALLLFLSNNLQLDRLHPRAAALMNKIEEKWRGIKTPQLSGLEAHAVLVMDQDSGKVLYAYNDKKKMYPASTTKILTALILLEKGDPDELVTIGGEASLRTLGESSSGLQEGDRLSVQDLVAAMMLPSGNDAARTAAIYIAEKEMGHKLETEKALAYFAEMMNQRAKELGAKNSHFVNPHGLHHPDHYTTAQDMAAIAMAAMNNELFQTIVSAPVYDNHGRERTLSAYHNRNKLIQPDNEWYFKGANGVKTGYTEMAGYCLVGSAVRNDKALITVVLHSTELGVWSDSIKLLDFGFHS is encoded by the coding sequence TTGCGAAAAAAATGGCTCGCTATATTGGCAGTAATCGCGTTATTGCTGTTCCTCAGTAATAATCTGCAGCTTGATCGGCTGCACCCGCGTGCCGCTGCGTTGATGAATAAAATTGAAGAAAAATGGCGAGGAATTAAGACACCTCAACTGAGTGGTCTGGAAGCCCATGCCGTTCTTGTTATGGATCAGGATAGTGGAAAAGTCCTATATGCCTACAATGATAAGAAAAAAATGTACCCGGCAAGTACGACCAAAATTTTAACCGCATTGATCCTTCTGGAGAAAGGGGATCCCGATGAGTTAGTAACCATTGGGGGCGAAGCGAGTCTGCGCACGTTGGGTGAGAGCAGCTCTGGTTTGCAGGAAGGGGATAGGTTGTCGGTTCAGGACTTGGTTGCAGCGATGATGCTGCCTTCCGGGAATGATGCTGCCCGAACCGCTGCGATATATATTGCCGAGAAGGAAATGGGGCACAAACTGGAGACGGAAAAGGCGCTTGCCTATTTCGCCGAAATGATGAATCAGCGAGCTAAGGAGCTAGGGGCAAAGAACAGTCATTTCGTTAATCCACACGGGCTTCATCATCCGGATCACTACACGACGGCGCAAGATATGGCCGCTATCGCAATGGCAGCGATGAACAATGAACTGTTTCAGACTATTGTGAGCGCGCCGGTTTACGATAACCATGGTCGAGAGAGGACATTATCAGCATATCATAATCGGAATAAACTGATTCAGCCTGATAACGAATGGTACTTTAAAGGGGCAAATGGAGTAAAGACGGGCTATACCGAAATGGCTGGCTATTGCCTGGTAGGATCAGCCGTTCGAAACGACAAAGCATTGATTACCGTAGTCCTGCATTCAACTGAACTAGGAGTATGGTCAGATTCGATAAAGTTGCTGGATTTCGGATTTCACAGTTAA
- a CDS encoding alginate lyase family protein, whose translation MNERLQPARRFYWEPEDRRFIVDASHKHWPEEVKQVVHRADLACQNTFIFTHRWDMERCEEEVSFPEGINWYYRHNEDLEWLVMLNRSRYMGELGQAYWLTGKEKYAEGFIRLLKDWIRQNPLTEEEVLAAADRNFNVKDTWRKLDSGIRITHWLKGYYCVRSCALWGAAEEELFMEGVRRHGMYLNLAYVPHDRQSNWGFLETNGLFQLALMFPELEEAEVWQNTALQRLSNMCKLQVFQDGLQNEQCTMYHHEVLHCLFESLWLGKLNGIEMPEVLHDTLNRMFSASLAFVQPDGRQPMLGDSDSTDIRDVLCRGAVLFSRGDLKRMAYDRLDYEGIWFFGERGYDRFRRLVVQEPEFTSILLKDSGYAFMRSDWSSKGQYLVFDGGHMDVIRAHGHDDLLHVSLFAHGREFLIDPGRYTYMETEDRQYFMESLQHNTLSVDGETISTYVSSWRWTDVARPIDRYWSSGLDYDYVQAGHDGYWRLDQPVHVFRQVLFVKPDYWIMIDTCRSHGEHEYTIPFHFAEGIQLTIREDGIILADSGEDEPGLSIIPLTPVRAEQGTSWVSRNYNEKTPAVKASFRQKGKGFTKFVTLLYPNPNGEVKLPVVQELEVLDSYGHQVPSDLATAFSIQRENGKEEFLFSHQGPRSYRFGDHHLSGDALLVRTNGLSGHEIKSYVIKV comes from the coding sequence ATGAATGAACGTTTGCAGCCAGCTCGGCGTTTTTATTGGGAGCCAGAGGATCGGCGATTTATTGTGGACGCTAGCCATAAGCATTGGCCCGAAGAGGTGAAACAGGTCGTGCATCGGGCCGATTTGGCGTGCCAAAATACGTTCATCTTTACCCATCGCTGGGATATGGAACGCTGTGAGGAAGAGGTTTCTTTTCCCGAAGGAATTAATTGGTACTACCGTCATAATGAGGATTTGGAGTGGCTTGTTATGCTCAATCGTTCCAGGTATATGGGGGAGCTTGGGCAGGCTTATTGGTTAACGGGCAAGGAAAAATATGCGGAAGGATTTATCCGGCTGCTGAAGGACTGGATTCGTCAAAATCCCTTGACAGAAGAAGAAGTGCTGGCTGCCGCAGATCGCAATTTTAATGTGAAAGATACGTGGCGCAAGCTGGACAGCGGCATTCGGATTACCCATTGGCTCAAAGGATACTATTGCGTTCGCAGTTGTGCATTATGGGGAGCAGCCGAGGAGGAGCTGTTCATGGAAGGGGTAAGGCGGCATGGCATGTATTTAAATTTGGCTTATGTTCCGCATGACCGCCAGAGCAATTGGGGGTTTCTGGAGACGAACGGCTTGTTTCAGCTTGCCTTGATGTTCCCTGAGCTGGAGGAAGCGGAAGTATGGCAGAACACCGCGTTACAACGGCTTTCGAATATGTGCAAGCTTCAAGTTTTTCAGGATGGGCTGCAGAACGAGCAGTGCACGATGTATCATCACGAAGTACTGCATTGCCTGTTTGAGTCGCTCTGGCTTGGAAAGCTGAATGGAATTGAGATGCCGGAAGTGCTGCATGATACCTTGAATCGCATGTTCTCGGCATCCTTGGCCTTTGTACAGCCGGATGGGCGTCAGCCAATGCTCGGGGACAGTGATAGTACGGACATCCGGGATGTGTTGTGCCGGGGGGCGGTGCTATTTTCGCGCGGAGATTTGAAACGGATGGCTTATGACCGATTGGACTATGAGGGGATCTGGTTTTTTGGCGAGCGGGGTTACGATCGCTTTAGAAGATTAGTAGTTCAGGAGCCGGAATTCACCTCGATCCTGCTGAAGGACAGCGGCTATGCCTTCATGCGTAGTGATTGGAGCTCTAAGGGGCAATACCTTGTCTTTGACGGTGGTCATATGGATGTCATTCGTGCTCATGGGCATGATGATTTGCTGCATGTGAGTCTCTTTGCGCATGGGCGGGAATTCTTGATCGATCCGGGTCGATATACGTACATGGAGACGGAAGATCGGCAATATTTCATGGAATCCTTACAGCATAATACGCTGTCTGTGGATGGAGAGACGATTTCCACTTACGTTAGCTCCTGGAGATGGACGGATGTGGCGAGACCGATAGATCGTTATTGGAGCAGCGGGCTGGATTATGACTATGTGCAAGCAGGACATGATGGCTACTGGAGATTGGATCAGCCGGTTCATGTGTTTCGGCAGGTGTTATTTGTTAAGCCGGATTATTGGATCATGATCGATACATGCCGCTCCCATGGAGAGCATGAGTACACGATTCCTTTTCATTTTGCCGAGGGGATACAGCTGACGATTCGGGAGGATGGGATTATTCTTGCAGATTCAGGCGAGGATGAGCCAGGCCTGTCGATCATTCCGTTAACTCCGGTACGCGCGGAACAGGGTACGAGCTGGGTATCGCGCAATTATAACGAGAAGACGCCTGCAGTCAAGGCATCATTCCGTCAGAAGGGTAAAGGCTTTACTAAATTTGTAACCTTGCTGTATCCAAACCCGAACGGAGAAGTGAAGCTCCCAGTCGTTCAGGAACTGGAGGTGCTGGACAGTTATGGTCATCAAGTGCCGTCCGATTTAGCTACGGCTTTTTCAATTCAGAGGGAAAACGGGAAGGAAGAGTTCTTATTCTCCCATCAAGGACCGCGTAGTTATCGGTTCGGAGATCACCATCTTAGCGGAGATGCTCTTCTTGTGCGTACAAACGGTTTGTCCGGGCATGAAATTAAATCTTATGTCATAAAAGTATAA
- a CDS encoding sigma-70 family RNA polymerase sigma factor has protein sequence MTFLTIDKAYREYNSDVYRYLFYLCRNHHTAEDLMQETFCRAWGHLEQLPEKKIKPWLFRVSHNAYIDRLRKESRSSSYENEFFNRFVVEETPEICVLREEKRQELYQQLSSLPLSQQQAVLLYDIHGFSYQESANLMEISLAKFKITLYRARQKLRSQSKVIASA, from the coding sequence ATGACATTCTTAACAATCGATAAAGCTTACCGAGAGTATAATTCTGATGTATATCGTTATCTGTTCTATTTATGCCGCAACCATCATACTGCAGAGGATTTGATGCAAGAGACATTTTGTCGGGCATGGGGGCATCTTGAGCAATTGCCGGAGAAAAAGATAAAGCCATGGCTGTTCCGCGTATCTCATAATGCTTACATAGACAGGTTGCGCAAGGAAAGCCGTTCATCCTCTTACGAAAACGAATTCTTCAATCGTTTTGTTGTTGAGGAGACACCGGAGATATGTGTGCTTCGGGAAGAAAAGCGTCAGGAGTTGTATCAGCAATTGTCATCGCTGCCTCTGAGCCAGCAGCAGGCTGTGCTGTTATATGATATTCATGGCTTCTCCTATCAAGAATCCGCAAACTTGATGGAGATTTCACTGGCTAAATTTAAAATAACTTTGTATCGTGCAAGGCAAAAATTGCGCAGTCAATCCAAAGTAATTGCAAGTGCATAG
- a CDS encoding NAD-dependent epimerase/dehydratase family protein, which yields MRTTSELESKLSEPSERLIEDLRKLDGDILILGVGGKMGPSLAKLLKRGINEAGLGTKVTGVSRFSSGELRNELESAGIVTIAADLLDETALSKLPEAGNVIYMAGNKFGTTGREYFTWAMNAYLPGRVAEKYPQSRIVAFSSGNIYPLTDLASGGASEETPPAPVGEYAQSCLGRERVFEYFSRKNGTPLVNFRLNYAIDLRYGILLEIAKAVKEGTAIDLSMGQVNVIWQGDANEMALRSLLLCDSPPVTLNITGPETVSIRWLAERFGEMLGTAPIFSGVEQPTALLNNASNSHRLFGYPRVTLRQMMEWTVSWIEAGGDTLGKPTHFQERAGAF from the coding sequence TTGAGAACCACAAGCGAATTAGAGAGCAAGTTAAGCGAGCCTTCTGAACGTCTAATAGAGGATTTAAGGAAGTTGGATGGAGATATTCTCATTCTGGGCGTTGGAGGGAAAATGGGGCCAAGTCTAGCCAAGTTGCTGAAAAGAGGGATCAATGAAGCTGGACTCGGAACGAAAGTAACCGGCGTATCCCGCTTCTCCTCTGGGGAGTTGCGAAATGAGCTGGAATCTGCGGGAATCGTTACAATTGCTGCTGATTTATTGGATGAGACAGCGCTCTCGAAGCTTCCCGAGGCAGGGAATGTGATTTATATGGCCGGAAATAAGTTTGGTACCACGGGCCGCGAGTATTTTACTTGGGCGATGAATGCCTATTTACCAGGGCGCGTAGCGGAGAAATATCCACAATCACGGATTGTTGCATTTTCTTCGGGCAATATTTATCCGTTGACAGATCTAGCGTCGGGTGGCGCCTCTGAAGAGACACCGCCAGCTCCTGTAGGTGAATACGCGCAATCCTGCCTTGGCCGAGAAAGGGTGTTTGAATATTTTTCACGAAAAAATGGTACGCCACTCGTTAATTTTCGCTTAAACTATGCGATCGATCTGAGGTATGGGATCTTACTAGAAATCGCTAAAGCGGTCAAAGAAGGGACAGCGATTGATTTGAGTATGGGCCAGGTCAATGTCATTTGGCAAGGAGATGCTAATGAAATGGCATTACGCTCGCTGCTGCTCTGTGATTCTCCACCAGTCACACTTAATATTACGGGGCCGGAAACCGTGTCCATTCGCTGGTTGGCAGAGCGTTTTGGAGAAATGTTGGGAACAGCTCCTATTTTTAGCGGGGTGGAGCAACCAACTGCATTGTTGAATAATGCCTCGAATTCTCATCGTCTGTTCGGGTACCCTCGCGTTACGCTGCGGCAAATGATGGAATGGACGGTTAGCTGGATTGAAGCAGGGGGAGACACTCTTGGCAAACCGACGCACTTCCAAGAACGGGCGGGTGCGTTCTAA
- the sdaAA gene encoding L-serine ammonia-lyase, iron-sulfur-dependent, subunit alpha produces the protein MKFSTIEELVQLAEMQDRGLSEIMIEEEALVTEVPREQIMKKMQQHLDTMEQAVQRGLTEEIKSRSGLTGGDARKLESYLKRGSTVSGSRFLRAVSRAIATNEVNAAMGTIVATPTAGASGVIPGCLFGLAEELGADREKMVRFLFTSGAIGYVIANRSFISGAAGGCQAEVGSASAMAAGAIVEMAGGSPRQSAHAVAIALKNTLGLVCDPVAGLVEVPCVMRNAMGAANAIVAADLALAGIESVIPADEVISAMYRIGQAMPGTLKETALGGLATTPTGEKHRQRLFGSSGERIDEKGEMPK, from the coding sequence ATGAAATTCAGCACAATCGAAGAGCTTGTGCAACTGGCGGAGATGCAAGATAGGGGCTTATCCGAGATCATGATTGAGGAGGAGGCATTGGTTACGGAAGTACCCCGCGAGCAGATTATGAAGAAGATGCAGCAGCATCTGGATACGATGGAGCAAGCCGTGCAGCGTGGCCTAACGGAAGAAATTAAATCCCGTAGTGGTTTAACTGGGGGAGACGCACGCAAGTTGGAGAGCTATTTGAAACGGGGGAGCACCGTATCCGGTTCCCGTTTTCTTCGGGCGGTAAGCCGGGCGATTGCGACAAATGAGGTGAATGCGGCCATGGGAACGATCGTCGCCACACCAACAGCGGGCGCGAGCGGAGTTATTCCCGGCTGTCTCTTTGGCTTGGCGGAAGAGCTTGGGGCGGATCGGGAGAAGATGGTTCGTTTTCTATTTACATCCGGCGCAATTGGTTACGTGATCGCTAATCGTTCTTTCATTTCGGGAGCCGCCGGAGGGTGTCAAGCTGAAGTTGGTTCCGCTTCAGCGATGGCCGCAGGAGCGATAGTAGAAATGGCTGGAGGCTCGCCAAGGCAGTCAGCTCATGCGGTTGCGATTGCACTCAAGAACACACTTGGCTTAGTATGTGATCCCGTCGCTGGACTCGTGGAGGTACCCTGCGTAATGCGTAATGCTATGGGAGCCGCCAATGCAATCGTTGCCGCAGATTTGGCTCTTGCCGGAATTGAAAGCGTCATTCCGGCGGATGAGGTGATCAGCGCGATGTATCGGATTGGTCAGGCGATGCCGGGGACGCTAAAAGAAACAGCTTTAGGCGGACTTGCCACTACACCGACAGGGGAAAAACATCGTCAGCGGTTGTTTGGTTCAAGCGGAGAGCGAATAGATGAGAAGGGGGAAATGCCAAAATGA
- a CDS encoding dihydrodipicolinate synthase family protein, with amino-acid sequence MTAPQLKADIEALLQRGTVIPAHPLALNSSRELDECRQRALSRYYIESGAGGIAVGVHTTQFEIRDPGIDLYEPVLRMAAEEVDAAELDRSFIKVAGICGPTEQALEEAELAARYGYDLGLVSTGGLNSWDEAALLQRMEAIAEVIPIFGFYLQPAVGGKRLSYEFWREIAEIPGVKAIKLAPFNRYQTLDVVRAVCESSRREEIALYTGNDDNIVADLLTTYRFAVNGTKVEKRIVGGLLGHWAVWTRKAVELMSQIIDLRESGDSIPVELLTRGIEISDANAAFFDPGHDFHGCIPGIHEVLRRQGLLEGRWCLNPAEELSLGQMEEIDRVYRAYPHLNDDEFVQAGLTKWLGTT; translated from the coding sequence ATGACAGCGCCTCAATTAAAAGCGGACATTGAAGCGTTATTGCAGCGGGGGACAGTAATTCCAGCTCATCCATTAGCTCTTAACTCGTCGAGGGAACTGGATGAATGCAGGCAACGGGCTTTATCTAGATACTATATTGAATCAGGAGCCGGCGGCATTGCAGTGGGGGTTCACACGACTCAATTTGAAATCCGCGATCCTGGCATTGATCTGTATGAACCGGTTCTGCGAATGGCTGCGGAAGAGGTTGATGCGGCCGAGTTGGATCGTTCGTTTATCAAAGTCGCTGGAATCTGCGGGCCGACGGAGCAAGCCCTCGAAGAAGCTGAGCTAGCTGCCAGGTACGGCTATGATCTTGGGCTAGTGAGCACGGGAGGCTTGAACTCCTGGGATGAGGCCGCGCTTCTGCAGCGTATGGAGGCGATTGCGGAGGTGATACCCATCTTCGGATTTTATTTGCAACCGGCTGTGGGCGGGAAGCGGCTGAGTTATGAGTTTTGGCGCGAGATTGCTGAAATTCCTGGGGTAAAAGCGATTAAACTAGCTCCGTTCAATCGTTATCAGACACTGGATGTCGTTAGAGCTGTCTGTGAATCCAGTCGCCGCGAGGAAATCGCATTATATACCGGCAATGACGATAACATTGTTGCTGATTTGCTGACGACCTATCGGTTTGCGGTTAATGGTACGAAGGTAGAAAAACGCATTGTCGGCGGATTACTGGGCCATTGGGCCGTATGGACGCGAAAGGCCGTGGAATTGATGTCGCAAATTATCGATTTACGGGAAAGCGGCGACAGTATCCCGGTGGAGTTATTAACCCGCGGCATAGAGATTTCCGATGCAAATGCGGCTTTCTTTGATCCCGGGCATGATTTTCATGGTTGTATTCCTGGCATACATGAAGTGCTGCGCCGTCAAGGCTTGCTTGAGGGGCGCTGGTGCCTGAACCCGGCGGAGGAGCTGTCTTTAGGTCAAATGGAGGAAATCGACCGGGTGTACCGCGCATATCCTCATCTGAATGATGATGAGTTTGTGCAGGCTGGCCTGACGAAATGGCTGGGAACGACATGA
- a CDS encoding response regulator transcription factor — MSKQILIVDDDDKIAKLIEIYLLNEGYRVFKAEDGLKALEIVEQDQIDLVILDIMMPGMDGITVCMKIRETRTTPILMLSAKDGDMDKITGLMTGADDYMVKPFNPLELIARVKSLLRRSSYSMQPSPSPQDHIINLASLQIDKETHTATVDGRPVKLTPIEFNILFLLASHPGRVFGSEEIFELIWKDKYLESNNSVTVHISRLREKLEKEMDGEKLIRTVWGVGYKIES; from the coding sequence ATGAGTAAACAAATTTTAATTGTTGACGATGATGATAAGATCGCGAAACTGATCGAAATATATTTACTGAATGAAGGCTATCGTGTTTTTAAGGCTGAAGATGGTTTAAAGGCGCTGGAAATTGTGGAACAGGATCAAATCGATCTGGTCATCTTGGACATTATGATGCCCGGGATGGACGGAATTACAGTCTGCATGAAGATTAGGGAGACGCGTACCACACCAATATTAATGCTTAGCGCCAAAGATGGGGATATGGATAAAATTACAGGATTGATGACCGGGGCTGACGACTATATGGTGAAGCCGTTCAATCCCTTGGAGCTGATTGCACGCGTCAAATCGCTGCTGCGTCGTTCGTCATACAGTATGCAGCCTTCACCGTCCCCACAGGATCATATTATTAATTTGGCTTCCCTGCAAATCGACAAGGAAACACATACAGCAACGGTAGATGGTCGACCTGTCAAATTGACGCCGATCGAGTTCAATATTTTATTCCTGTTGGCCAGTCACCCGGGACGGGTGTTTGGGTCGGAGGAAATTTTTGAGCTGATTTGGAAGGACAAGTATTTGGAGAGTAATAATTCGGTTACCGTTCATATTAGCCGGCTACGTGAAAAGCTCGAGAAAGAAATGGATGGCGAAAAGTTGATTCGTACCGTATGGGGGGTTGGCTACAAAATTGAAAGCTAG
- the sdaAB gene encoding L-serine ammonia-lyase, iron-sulfur-dependent subunit beta, producing the protein MKYRSVFDIIGPVMIGPSSSHTAGAARIGRIARQLFGRTPRQAHIEFCGSFAQTYQGHGTDVAIVGGMMNFDTHDPRIKDALKIAEDIGLQVRITTIDLQGEHPNTAWLTLKDEAGTMKVKGISVGGGKVALLEVDGFAMNLSGDAWTTLVFHRDHFGMIALVAKVLADHRINIARMEMSRKAKGQDALLLIETDQIVDGFVGTQIAGLTNVAQVRILPPL; encoded by the coding sequence ATGAAATATCGCTCGGTATTTGATATTATCGGCCCGGTCATGATCGGGCCTTCCAGTTCTCATACGGCTGGCGCAGCACGAATTGGGAGGATCGCTCGGCAGCTATTCGGACGTACACCGCGCCAGGCTCATATTGAATTCTGCGGCTCTTTTGCGCAGACTTACCAGGGTCATGGAACAGATGTGGCCATCGTAGGCGGGATGATGAATTTCGATACCCATGACCCTCGCATTAAGGATGCACTGAAGATTGCAGAAGATATAGGTCTACAGGTGAGGATTACGACAATAGACTTGCAAGGAGAGCATCCCAACACAGCCTGGCTCACTCTGAAAGACGAGGCAGGAACAATGAAGGTGAAGGGAATCTCCGTTGGAGGCGGTAAAGTCGCGCTATTGGAAGTTGATGGGTTCGCGATGAACTTGTCAGGCGATGCCTGGACTACCCTCGTATTTCACAGGGATCATTTCGGCATGATCGCCTTGGTTGCCAAAGTGCTAGCAGATCACCGGATTAATATTGCTCGGATGGAAATGTCCCGCAAAGCGAAGGGGCAGGACGCTCTTCTGCTCATAGAAACAGATCAGATCGTCGATGGTTTCGTCGGGACGCAAATCGCAGGGTTAACTAATGTTGCTCAAGTTCGTATTCTGCCGCCTTTATGA